AATGTCCGTGCTGTAATATTGCCTCATTACAAACTACTATCCCTATTTAGTATGAATCATTTTCCTCGCACTGTTtcgttttattattattacagtacaGCCAGGAGCATTACTCATGCTCCTGGCTGTACTGTAACATCAACCCACTCATTAATCCATCTTGTGCAATACATAGTTCATCATTCATTTAGCATGACGCTATTAATGTTATCCTCTACCCCTATGTTAATGTTACCCTCAAACCCTATGTTAATGTTACCCTCAAACCCTATGCTATAACCCCATGAAGCCTGGATAATGAGAGTTTATATTGCTGTTCCCCAATGGCCTAATATGCTCTTCCACCATATTACTGTTCCTCAATGGTCTGCTAATAAACTCTACCAGCATATTAATGTTCCTCAATGGCCTGTTAATATACTCTACCACCATATTACTGTTCCTCAATGGCCTGCTAATATACCCTACCACCATATTACTGTTCCTCAATGGTCTGCTAATATACTCCACCAGCATATTACTGTTCCTCAATGGCCTGTTAATATACTCTACCACCATATTACTGTTCCTCAATGGCCTGCTAATATACTCTACCACCATATTACTGTTCCTCAATGGCCTGCTAATATACACTACCAGCATATTACTGTTCCTCAATGGCCTGCTAATATACTCTACCACTATATTACTGTTCCTCAATGGCCTGCTAATATACTCTACCACCATATTACTGTTCCTCAATGGCCTGCTAATATACTCTACCACCATATTACTGTTCCTCAATGGCCTGCTAATATACTCTACCACCATATTACTGTTCCTCAATGGCCTAATATACTCTACCAGCATATTACTGTTCCTCAATGGCCTGCTAATATACTCTACCACCATATTACTGTTCCTCAATGGCCTGctaatatagtctaccaccatatTACTGTTCCTCAATGGCCTGCTAATATACTCTACCAGCATATTACTGTTCCTCAATGGCCTGCTAATATACTCTACCACTATATTACTGTTCCTCAATGGCCTGCTAATATACTCTACCaccaactaaccatatcattgTGATTAATCTCTGTAGAGCTGGAAGGTCTTATGAAGAGCCTGCAACTGGGTGGAATCCACGAAGAGGATCAAGAGGGACACAAAGATGACCATGGTCACGATGACCACATTGACCATGACCATAGTGACCACAGTACTGTTAGCAAGGGTCGTGGGGGTCGAAGTGGAGGTGATGCCTTCAGGAAGAGTCATGAGGAGGGGTACCACCAGAGGAACATCAGCAGCTGGGAACTGGTAATTGTTATACTCAACCACCATGGTGCTTTGTCTGTAATTAGGTCAAGGCCATCGCTCCAATCTCCTGAAGAGACCTTCAGGGGCTTAACgacgcacgcatgcatgcacgcacgcacacacaggctcCTTCACTCTGACTCATTATCAGACTGCTAAACCCCTGCTGTCCGCTGCATCTCCAGTGCATTACAATGAGCCTCAGATGTGCAGTAGATGGCCTGAGCTATTGGCAGCTGTAGGATTCTCCCCATGGTAATATCTATATTAGAGAAATCTGAATGAGAAGGAACACTGCTGAGGGATAATAACATGTTACTTGTAATATATTGGTCCCCACTTTGTGAATGGCCAATGACATCTTACTGTCAGTCAATCAGTTAGCGACAAGGAGTGTCAATTCAAAGAATAGGCCAATGGActttggtcaaaagttgtgcactacaaagggagtagtgatccatttgggacacagtattCTGACAGAGGTATATTAATTGAAGAATTCATTTGCACTTCCATTTTACACTGACACACGGCACTGTATTTTCAACTGTAGCAATTACCACATATCGGGGCGATACATATTCTGTGACGGAAAGTGGTTTTTTGAAATATTGCTTGTTTCCTCCACGCAGATGTGTTTCAGCCGTGTTTCTTCCACGTAGATGTTTCAGTCCTGTTTTCTCCACATAGACGTGTTTCAGCCCTGTTTTCTCCACGTTGACGTGTTTCAGCCCTGTTTTCTCCACGCTGATGTGTTTCAGCCCTGTTTTCTCTACGCTGACGTGTTTCAGCACTGTTTTCTCCACGCTGACGTGTTTCAGCCCTGTTTTCTCCACGCTGACGTGTTTCAGCCCTGTTTTCTCCACGCTGACGTGTTTCAGCCCTGTTTTCTCCACGCTGACGTGTTTCAGCCCTGTTTTCTCCACGCTGACGTGTTTCAGCCCTGTTTTCTCCACGCTGACGTGTTTCAGCCCTGTTTTCTCCACGCTGACGTGTTTCAGCCCTGTTTTCTCCACGCTGACGTGTTTCAGCCCTGTTTCCTCCACGCTGACGTGTTTCAGCCCTGTTTTCTCCACGCTGACGTGTTTCAGCCCTGTTTTCTCCACGCTGACGTGTTTCAGCCCCTGTTTTCTCCACGCTGATGTGTTTCAGCCCTGTTTTCTCCACGCTGACGTGTTTCAACCCTGTTTCCTCCACGTAGACGTGTTTCAGCCCGGAGGAGCTGATAAAGATCCATGGGCTGAATGGATCTAGCCTGTCCAGGTCTGACGTGGCCCGGCTCAGCCCAGCCCTGGTCCAGCAGCTCCTCAGTGGTGCCTGCAACAGCATCTCTCCCCCCACTGGACCATTAGACCAGCTCAGCACAACAGAGAGTGAGTGAACTACTACAGTTCTATCCACTGTGATTCTGCATTGTGTGCTCTTGTGATTGATCTATTGATTGCTACAGTACACTCTATATTCAACACTCATTCCTTTCCTTTTGATACAGAAAGTCCCTTTCCTGCCTGTTAATTTTTTTTATGATAAAGGAATTATAGAGAGGCTATGCAGAAATACATTTCTTATGTTTGTAAATATGAATGCTCCAAAATTCTAAATCACAAAACTTTAGGCTGTAGGCCAAAAATACTAGAGCCTATTTCATTCGGTAGGACTAGAGCCTATTGCACTCAGTAGGACTAGAGCCTATTTCATTCAGTAGGACTAGAGCCTATTTCATTCAGTAGGACTAGAGCCTATTGCATTCGGTAGGACTAGAGCCTATTGCATTCGGTAGGACTAGAGCCTATTGCATTCGGTAGGACTAGAGCCTATTGCATTTGGTAGGACTAGAGCCTATTGCACTCGGTAGGACTAGAGCCTATTGCACTCGGTAGGACTAGAGCCTATTGCACTCGGTAGGACTAGAGCCTATTGCACTCGGTAGGACTAGAGCCTATTGCACTCGGTAGGACTAGAGCCTATTGCACTCGGTAGGACTAGAGCCTATTGCACTCGGTAGGACTAGAGCCTATTGCATTCGGTAGGACTAGAGCCTATTGCATTCGGTAGGACTAGAGCCTATTGCATTCGGTAGGACTAGAGCCTATTGCATTCGGTAGGACTAGAGCCTATTGCATTCGGTAGGACTAGAGCCTATTGCATTCGGTAGGACTAGAGCCTATTGCATTCGGTAGGACTAGAGCCTATTGCACTCGGTAGGACTAGAGCCTATTGCACTCGGTAGGACTAGAGCCTATTGCACTCGGTAGGACTAGAGCCTATTTCAAGCATAATCAGACAATGTATTATCTAACAGACCTTTGTGGCTTGACTGATTGGCTTCAGTCTGGCACTGTTATTATATTTGTAACCCCTTAATGTTAATTCTCTCTCCCCACAGAGTTTGCGTATGCCTCCATAGCCAATCTGCTGATCTGTCTGGCCGCCCTGGTTGGCGTTATGGTGCTGCTGTGTACCTCCTGCAGCAGTGTCTTCCAGCTCGTCATCCAGTTCTGTGTCAGCCTGGCCGTTGGCTCCCTCACTGGGGACGCCCTGTTGCACCTCCTGCCTATGGTGAGCACCACAGTACCATATCCACATCACTGAGCCCAGCTGATTCAAGCTGATCTACGCTGTACTGGCCTGGTTATGCATCCATCATAGGTGCTGGAATGTCCAATGTGAAAAGAAAACCACTTATCTAGCCAGCCAGACCTCTTCCTCCTCAACACTTCATTAAAGTGTTGTGGTTAATGTCAGTGCAACCCAATAATCAGCCAGATGTCTGAGAGACCTCATGATAAGTCAGAGCAACACATACAGTAGTCCCATCTGATGCTTCCTAGCCTTATTTCCCCCAGGGCAGAAGTCTGGAGGGGATACTTCCTGCTGCTGCAGCTCAATCCATTTAGATCCATCATGTCAACATCGCAGGGCGAAGTATTAGCAGGCTGTCACACCCTGTCATCACTTACAGTGTCAAATAATAACGGCGTGATTTAAGGAACAAGAACGACCCCTTCAGATCGGGCAAACAGAGAAATGGCCCCATGTTCCTTCAGGGAACTTTAGGTTATTACAAAGCCAATGATAAGAGCAACATAACAATGTGTCCCAATGGTCCGACATGATTTCttatcttcctctccttctcaacCACTTATTAAGAGGACTTGATTGGTTAAAGCAATATGGTGGATAGGTTCTGGTCTCCACTCTAGACTTTCATCTGTCAGTAGTGAGTGAAGGAGGCCATTTCAGAGTAATGGACCCTGCACAGGTTGATTGCATCGCCAGTATTTGGTCTTGTGTAGTATATTACACTTTACTTGAACCTGCCTTCATAAGAGCTACGTAACACTGTCAAAacaatgacataacactgtcattacaatgacataacactgtcattGGGCTGACTGTGTCAGACTGGGTTGTGACTGTGTTTCCTCTGTTGGTTCAGTTCCTAGGCCTCCATGTTCACAGTGACGGATCGGACCACAGCCACTCAGAGGAGGTTCCAGACTACATCTGTAAGATACTGGTGATGATGGCTGGCATCTACTGCTTCTATCTCATGGAGACTATCTTCTCCATCATCACCACTCACAAGGACAGCCATCACCATTCCCTGCATCACCATGAGGTAAGTAGTGTCTCATCTGGgctgtgttcagtagggcacGATGTAGCAAAATGTGTTGCAACAGGAAACAAAAATCAGGGTTCTTATTGGACACGTTCAGGTGGTACCTTCCCATTTCACACTGTTTCTAAACCTTATCTCCTTACTGAACACCTCCGTTCTGTCAGCTTACAGGTTCGGTGGATCCATGGTGAAAAGAAATTCCACACACGTACACCTCCAATACACCTTTTTAATAAAGTGCAATGTTTCGGTCAAATAAATTGATCAGGTCTTACTGGTTCCAAAATGTGAGAATTGTTAGCTATCACcggtagatacagttgaagtcagaagtttacatacaccttagccaaatacatttaaactcagtttttcacaattcccgacatttaatcctagtaaaaattccctgtctctggtcagttaggatcaccactttattttaagaatgtgaaatgtcagaataatagtagagagtgatttatttcagcttttatttctttcatcacatttccagtgggtcagaagtttacatacactcaattattatttggtagcattgcctttaaattgtttaacctcggtcaaacgtttcgggtagccttccataagcttcccacagttagttgggtgaattttggcccattcctcctgacagagctggtgtaactgagtcaggtttgtaggcctccttgctcacacacgctttttcagttctgcccacaaatgttctataggattgagttcagggctttttgatggccactccaataccttgacgttgttgtccttaagccattttgccacaactttggaagtatgcttggggtcattgtccatctgaaagacccatttgcgaccaagctttaacttcctgactgacgtcttgagatgttgcttcaatatatatatataattttccttgctaatgatgccatctattttatgaagtgcaccagtccctcctgctgcaaagcacccccacaacatgatgctgccactcccttgcttcatggttgggatggcgttctttggcttgcaagcctgccccttttcctccaaacatagcgatgatcattatggctaaacagttctatttttgtttcgtcagaccagaggacatttctccaaaaagtacgatctttgtccccatgtgcagttgcaaaccgtagtctggctttcttgtggcggttttggagcagtggcttcttccttgctgagtggcctttcaggttctgtcgatataggactcgttttactgtggatatacttttgtacctgtttccactccttcctgagtggtatgacggctgcgcggtcctatggtgtttatacttgcgtactattgtttgtacagatgaacgtggtaccttcaggcatttggaaattgctcccaaggatgaaacatttttttcttaggtcttggctgatttattttgattttcctatgatgtcaagcaaagaggcactgagtttgaaggtaggccttgaaatacatccacaggtacacctccaattgactcaaatgatgtcaattagcatatcagaagcttctaaagccatgacatcattttctggaattttccaagctgtttaaaggcacagtcaacttagtgtatgtaaacgtctgacccactggaattgtgatacaatgaattataagtgaaataatctgtctgtaaacaattgttgaaaattacttgtgtcatacacaaagtagatgtcctaaccgactttccaaaactatagtttgttaacaatacatttgtggagtggttgaaaaacgagttttaatgactccaagctaagtgtatgtaaacttccgtcttcaactgtacatgttcttTGTTGTGATGTTCCGGGCACAGACCGATACATTGTGCCATTGTGTTTCCAGGAGGGGTCTGAGCCCCATCACTGTGATCATGGTAAAGTCCTGGAGATGTACATGCAGGAGAAAAAGAACAAGCAGTCCATCTCACAGACTGACCTGGTAGGTTCTGTACCACTTATTCACAGACTGACCTGGTAGGTTCTGTACCActtattcacagactgaactggtAGGTTCGGTACCACTTATTCACAGACTGACCTGGTAGGTTCTGTACCACTTATTCACAGATACATCTGGTAGGTTCTGTACCACTTATTCACAGATACATCTGGTAGGTTCTGTACCACTTATTCACAGATACATCTGGTAGGTTCTGTACCACTTATTCACAGATACATCTGGTAGGTTCTGTACCACTTATTCACAGATACATCTGGTAGGTTCTGTACCACTTATTCAAAGACACACCTGTGATATTCTaaaccctctgtcctctctcttggAGATCTGAGTCAGACAGAGGTCCATGACTGAACAGCCAGTAAAGCTGTGTTTTTACCTGACACAGTATGTAGTCTCAAGTCTTTACTACCCGTGTCTCTGAACACCTTGTCCTCCACTAACTTGTTCACACCTGCTATAATTCCGATGTTATACTTCTGTAAAATTCTGATCCTAAAAGGTTGTAAGTGAGCACAGTGAGGACACAGAGGAAGCCTTTCCAGAAATAAACCAACGCTCAAGAGGTAAGATAGACAACCCAAGTCATCAGGTCATCTGACAGTCAGGGTGTTCACTGGAAAGCTGATATACTGTGAACTTACTAGTCAAGTCTAGTCAATGTTTACACACATTCAGCGTGACAAAGGGTAATGTGCACCAAAGAGCTTTGTTCATTTACATGAGGAACAGCAATAAAGGGATTCATTACTACAGGGGTACAACGCTTTAGCTGCAGATGCACCCAAAAACACTCTGTCATATCATTGTAAATGATAATATAAACAGTGACAACAATTTATTTATCTGACATGATTAAAATGAGACATCATCCTTTATGTAATCTTTATAAACAATTCAAGCACAATATTCAATGGTGTAGTTGTAGTCACTCTACAGTATAAC
This genomic interval from Salmo salar chromosome ssa27, Ssal_v3.1, whole genome shotgun sequence contains the following:
- the LOC106598043 gene encoding zinc transporter ZIP4-like, which encodes MLPVPRLSLRGLLCREGREVGDETDHFIHEITGYDHGDGHGDMESSGIETLLHNLKKHYKPDQQYDQHCLTGQDILEEMNDGGPHNMDVVFGYIVYHALRGDCMTARALPEEDYFLDFIFNSFGSDNITIHELEGLMKSLQLGGIHEEDQEGHKDDHGHDDHIDHDHSDHSTVSKGRGGRSGGDAFRKSHEEGYHQRNISSWELTCFSPEELIKIHGLNGSSLSRSDVARLSPALVQQLLSGACNSISPPTGPLDQLSTTEKFAYASIANLLICLAALVGVMVLLCTSCSSVFQLVIQFCVSLAVGSLTGDALLHLLPMFLGLHVHSDGSDHSHSEEVPDYICKILVMMAGIYCFYLMETIFSIITTHKDSHHHSLHHHEEGSEPHHCDHGKVLEMYMQEKKNKQSISQTDLVVSEHSEDTEEAFPEINQRSREQRLLPYMVTIGDAIHNFADGLAIGAAFSVSWNSGLATSLAVFCHELPHELGDFAILLHSGLSVKKALMLNVGSALTSFIGLYIALTVSTDLATKQWIAAITSGLFLYVGLADMLPTMIHADNRRPWLMFLLQNLGLLSGWGILLLLSLYEEKIGF